In one Arenibacter antarcticus genomic region, the following are encoded:
- a CDS encoding chloride channel protein: protein MKKKKILARFFRLRYKYTSQKNFVLILSAVVGLLAGLASVTIKNLTYSVASILEEGIIFSENQLYFILPFVGLLLVYLSKKVLLRNGLRPPIPSFIKRAIPSLLYSLLRQNGILSYKLIYHPLIMAPLTVGFGGSVGLLGPAITSGSAISSNLGRLLNVDSKTRTLLIACATSGAVASMFKTPIAAVVLAIELFSLDLTFVSLLPLLTASISSVLTSYFFLGDETIFSFDIVDKFVINDAAPYILLGLGTGIGSIYFTKIYFAVYSFFDRFKTPFLKVLVGGLTIGVMLYFIPPLYGEGLSFTKDLFEGNHLQALGETPFDDFIDNIWVVIALLIGFTIFKTIAMTVTFAAGGVGGVIIPTMVMGSALGNVVAKIINNLGLGIEVSEANFTLVGMAGLITGVIHAPLTAIFLIAEITGGYELFIPLMITVAISYLITKGSLEHTIYTRELAERGDLLTHDKDQNVLTTMTLESVIEKNFKTVHPDMTLGSMLHNCVSKSTRNLFPVIDDNDILVGIVLLDDIRKFMFDTTLYETMKVENFMHNPPEHIFFEKDNMKTVMQKFQDTAAWNLPVIKNGKYIGFVSKSKLLTAYRRKLINFTR, encoded by the coding sequence ATCAAAAAGAAAAAGATTCTTGCCCGGTTTTTTCGCTTGAGGTACAAATACACTTCCCAAAAGAATTTTGTGCTTATTTTAAGTGCGGTTGTTGGATTATTAGCCGGGTTGGCCTCAGTAACCATTAAGAATCTAACCTACAGCGTAGCTTCTATCTTAGAAGAGGGGATTATTTTCTCCGAGAATCAACTTTATTTTATTTTGCCCTTTGTAGGCCTGCTACTGGTTTACCTATCAAAAAAAGTACTTCTACGTAATGGCCTACGCCCTCCGATACCCTCCTTTATAAAAAGGGCCATTCCCTCCTTGCTATATTCTTTGCTCAGACAAAACGGAATCCTCTCCTATAAGCTTATTTACCACCCTTTAATCATGGCTCCCTTAACCGTAGGTTTTGGGGGATCTGTAGGATTGTTAGGTCCAGCTATAACCTCAGGCTCGGCCATTAGCTCCAATTTGGGTCGCTTGCTCAATGTAGACAGCAAGACGCGAACCCTGCTCATAGCGTGTGCCACCTCGGGCGCTGTGGCCTCCATGTTCAAAACCCCTATTGCTGCCGTAGTATTGGCCATAGAACTCTTTAGTCTAGACCTTACTTTTGTCTCCTTATTGCCCCTATTGACGGCGTCTATTTCTTCTGTGCTTACCTCCTACTTTTTTCTAGGGGACGAAACAATTTTCAGCTTCGACATCGTGGATAAATTTGTTATAAACGATGCTGCTCCTTATATTCTCCTTGGATTGGGTACGGGCATAGGATCTATATACTTTACGAAAATTTATTTTGCTGTTTACTCTTTTTTTGATCGATTTAAAACACCCTTCCTTAAAGTCTTGGTAGGCGGACTTACCATTGGGGTGATGTTGTATTTTATCCCACCACTATATGGGGAGGGACTAAGTTTTACCAAAGATTTGTTCGAGGGGAACCACTTACAAGCCTTGGGCGAAACCCCATTTGATGATTTTATTGATAATATCTGGGTGGTAATCGCCCTTCTAATCGGCTTCACCATTTTCAAAACTATTGCAATGACGGTTACTTTTGCCGCCGGAGGTGTAGGTGGAGTCATTATCCCTACTATGGTGATGGGAAGCGCACTTGGCAATGTTGTGGCTAAGATTATCAACAATTTAGGACTGGGAATAGAGGTCTCAGAAGCCAACTTTACTTTGGTAGGCATGGCTGGGTTGATTACTGGTGTAATTCACGCTCCATTAACGGCCATATTCCTAATTGCGGAAATTACTGGGGGCTATGAGCTTTTTATACCATTGATGATTACCGTTGCTATTTCCTATCTTATCACCAAAGGATCTTTAGAACACACCATTTACACCCGTGAATTGGCGGAAAGGGGCGATTTACTCACCCATGACAAGGATCAAAATGTACTTACGACAATGACCTTAGAAAGTGTTATAGAAAAGAATTTTAAAACGGTCCATCCCGATATGACACTGGGAAGCATGCTACATAACTGTGTCTCCAAATCTACCCGAAATCTCTTTCCAGTTATAGATGACAATGATATTTTAGTGGGTATTGTACTCTTGGACGATATTCGAAAATTTATGTTCGATACCACCTTGTACGAGACCATGAAGGTTGAAAATTTCATGCACAATCCGCCCGAACACATCTTTTTTGAAAAGGACAATATGAAAACAGTAATGCAGAAATTCCAGGATACCGCGGCTTGGAACCTGCCCGTAATAAAAAATGGAAAATACATCGGATTTGTTTCCAAATCGAAACTCCTGACCGCCTACCGCAGAAAATTGATTAATTTTACCAGGTAA
- a CDS encoding nucleoside deaminase translates to MINPFDDVYFMKKAFQEAEAAFEKGEVPVGAIVVVENRIIARGHNLTEQLIDVTAHAEMQAITAASNFLGGKYLQNCTLYVTLEPCQMCAGALYWSQISKIVYGARDMERGFIAMSSQLHPKTEVVGGVLEAEASEILKRFFIQKRNLN, encoded by the coding sequence ATGATCAATCCGTTTGACGATGTCTATTTTATGAAAAAAGCCTTTCAAGAGGCAGAGGCTGCCTTTGAGAAAGGGGAAGTTCCTGTGGGGGCCATAGTGGTTGTGGAGAATAGGATCATTGCTAGGGGACATAATTTAACCGAACAGCTTATTGATGTGACTGCTCATGCCGAGATGCAAGCCATTACGGCGGCATCTAACTTTTTGGGAGGGAAATATCTTCAGAATTGTACTTTATATGTAACCCTAGAGCCCTGTCAGATGTGTGCAGGAGCATTGTATTGGAGTCAGATTTCCAAAATAGTTTATGGCGCAAGGGACATGGAAAGAGGGTTTATTGCAATGAGCTCACAATTGCACCCCAAGACGGAAGTGGTAGGAGGAGTTTTGGAAGCGGAAGCCTCGGAAATTCTAAAAAGATTTTTTATTCAAAAGAGAAATCTGAATTGA
- a CDS encoding chloride channel protein — MLYKIKKLVVSFLQFKKAFVKYPFRKFNVIEILLFWINERLTRSQFLILSGILVGLSAGLAGVLLKILVHHIQSFINNDVPFKERMFVYAIFPLVGIILTSLIVKYLFKSNEEKELSFVLKDISQNGSKVKPNKMYSQIIQSAITVGFGGSVGLETPIAVTGSAIGSNYAQRYRLGFKERTLLLASGAAAGIAAAFDAPIAGVMFAFEILLTGLVFTDFIPLVIAAICGSLLSMIILDEDVLFNFQAREIFNYGNVPYYVALGVLTGFYARYFLLVGKKVHHFFERFKHRVLLRALIGGTILSLLCVAFPPLFGEGYMNIRILHQGNVENLVHESLFRYFGDSELIILAFLAFTLLLKAFATSITLSAGGNGGNFAPSLVAGGLLGYLFGFTLEMMGMPNVPTTNLMLVGMAGVMSGAMYAPLTGIFLIAETSSGYDLFIPLMIVAVIAYAINRYFSPINPVYKTLAEKGEIFTTRQDQNILSHIRLQDCLNRASLKISTLDEIENVLSKFRNSDQNTIAVVDGNNQFWGILNREQLRPYLLGKKSTKETSVSKLAINPSFIVSSADSVMKVIKMFDEADVWQLPVLDNERKFHGFVSRSMILNNYRKLLKNYSE, encoded by the coding sequence ATGTTATACAAGATTAAAAAACTGGTCGTTAGCTTTTTGCAGTTTAAAAAAGCATTTGTCAAATATCCTTTTAGAAAATTCAATGTTATAGAAATTCTCTTATTTTGGATCAATGAACGATTAACGCGCTCCCAATTTCTTATTCTTTCGGGAATCCTTGTAGGATTAAGTGCAGGATTGGCCGGAGTACTTTTAAAGATCCTCGTCCATCACATACAATCCTTTATTAATAACGATGTGCCCTTTAAAGAACGGATGTTCGTTTATGCCATCTTCCCCTTAGTAGGGATTATACTTACCTCTTTAATCGTTAAGTATTTATTCAAATCCAATGAAGAGAAAGAGCTTTCCTTTGTCTTAAAGGACATATCCCAAAATGGCAGCAAGGTAAAACCGAATAAAATGTATTCGCAGATAATACAAAGCGCCATAACCGTGGGATTTGGAGGCTCGGTCGGGCTAGAAACACCCATTGCTGTAACAGGCTCGGCTATCGGATCAAACTATGCGCAACGCTATCGTTTAGGCTTTAAGGAACGCACCTTGTTGCTTGCATCAGGTGCCGCTGCAGGAATTGCAGCAGCCTTCGACGCTCCCATAGCTGGTGTGATGTTTGCTTTTGAAATTTTGTTGACAGGTTTAGTATTCACCGATTTTATTCCACTTGTTATCGCCGCCATATGTGGTAGTTTGCTCTCAATGATTATCTTGGACGAAGACGTATTATTCAATTTTCAGGCGAGAGAAATCTTTAATTATGGCAATGTCCCCTACTATGTTGCTCTAGGAGTGTTAACCGGTTTTTATGCACGTTACTTTCTCTTGGTCGGAAAGAAAGTGCATCATTTTTTTGAACGCTTCAAACATCGGGTCCTTTTGAGAGCCCTTATCGGAGGCACAATACTTTCTCTCTTATGTGTTGCATTTCCTCCACTTTTTGGAGAGGGTTATATGAATATCCGCATACTCCATCAAGGAAATGTTGAAAACTTAGTACATGAGAGCTTGTTCCGCTATTTTGGGGACTCAGAGCTGATCATCCTCGCATTTTTAGCGTTTACACTTCTTTTGAAAGCATTTGCTACCAGCATCACCCTCAGCGCCGGCGGAAATGGGGGAAACTTCGCCCCTTCTCTGGTGGCAGGCGGATTGCTCGGTTATTTATTCGGATTTACATTGGAGATGATGGGCATGCCCAATGTACCTACCACCAACCTAATGCTTGTAGGGATGGCTGGGGTTATGTCCGGAGCAATGTATGCACCGTTGACCGGTATTTTCCTTATTGCCGAGACCAGTAGTGGATACGACTTATTTATACCTTTGATGATCGTAGCTGTTATAGCTTATGCAATAAATCGGTACTTCTCTCCAATTAATCCAGTATATAAAACCCTAGCAGAAAAGGGAGAGATATTCACGACCAGACAGGATCAAAACATCCTATCACATATCCGGCTTCAAGATTGCCTGAATAGGGCATCCTTAAAAATAAGTACGTTGGACGAAATAGAGAATGTCCTAAGTAAGTTTAGAAACAGCGATCAAAATACAATAGCCGTCGTTGATGGTAATAATCAATTTTGGGGAATTTTGAACCGGGAACAATTGAGACCTTACCTTCTTGGTAAAAAATCAACCAAGGAAACCAGTGTTAGTAAACTTGCGATAAACCCATCGTTCATAGTATCTTCTGCAGATTCTGTAATGAAGGTAATAAAAATGTTTGATGAAGCCGATGTTTGGCAACTCCCTGTCCTGGATAACGAACGAAAATTCCATGGCTTTGTGAGTCGCTCTATGATACTGAACAATTACCGAAAGCTTTTAAAAAACTACTCGGAATAA
- the aspS gene encoding aspartate--tRNA ligase, whose protein sequence is MYRSHNCGELRETNQNSEVTLSGWVQTVRDKGFVIWTDLRDRYGITQLIFDEERSSKEIMDTARSLGREFVVQVKGTVLERTSKNPNIPTGNVEVLVSEIKILNKSLVPPFTIEDQTDGGEDIRMKYRYLDIRRNPVKNNLIFRHKVAMEVRKYLSDQDFIEVETPYLIKSTPEGARDFVVPSRMNEGQFYALPQSPQTFKQLLMVGGMDKYFQIVKCFRDEDLRADRQPEFTQIDCEMAFVEQEDILNVFEGLTRHLLQEIKGVSVDKFPRMTYDDAMKKYGNDKPDIRFGMEFGELNAVAQHKEFGIFNDAELVVGIAIPGAASYTRKEIDALVDWVRRPQVGAKGMVYAKYNEDGSFKSSVDKFFDQDDLGKWAEVTGAEPGDLICVLSGDANKARTQLSALRMEIAERLGLRKKEEFAPLWVIDFPLLELDEETGHYHAMHHPFTSPKPGQLSLLDTDPGAVKANAYDLVLNGNEIGGGSIRIHDKQMQATMFKHLGFTPEEAKAQFGFLMDAFQYGAPPHGGLAFGLDRLVAILGGQETIRDFIAFPKNNSGRDVMIDAPAAIDQKQLKELGLKLDL, encoded by the coding sequence ATGTATAGAAGTCATAACTGTGGTGAATTACGGGAAACCAACCAAAATTCAGAGGTTACCCTGTCTGGATGGGTACAAACCGTGAGAGATAAAGGATTTGTAATTTGGACCGATTTAAGGGATAGGTACGGAATTACCCAATTAATTTTTGATGAGGAACGTTCCTCCAAAGAGATAATGGACACTGCAAGGTCTCTAGGACGGGAGTTTGTAGTTCAAGTAAAAGGCACGGTCTTGGAGCGTACTTCCAAAAATCCAAATATCCCTACCGGGAATGTGGAGGTCTTGGTCTCCGAAATAAAAATTCTAAACAAATCTCTTGTACCTCCCTTTACCATAGAAGATCAGACCGACGGAGGTGAGGACATCAGGATGAAATACCGCTATTTGGATATTCGTAGAAATCCAGTAAAGAACAATCTTATTTTTAGACATAAGGTTGCTATGGAGGTAAGGAAATACCTTTCCGATCAAGACTTTATTGAAGTAGAAACCCCGTATTTAATAAAATCCACGCCCGAAGGGGCAAGGGATTTTGTGGTTCCCAGTCGAATGAACGAAGGCCAGTTTTACGCCTTACCACAATCGCCACAAACCTTCAAACAATTACTGATGGTCGGAGGAATGGACAAATACTTCCAGATCGTTAAATGTTTTAGGGACGAAGATCTTCGGGCCGATAGGCAACCCGAATTCACCCAAATAGACTGCGAAATGGCCTTTGTGGAACAAGAAGACATCTTAAATGTTTTTGAGGGTCTTACCAGACATCTATTGCAGGAAATAAAAGGAGTTAGCGTAGACAAATTCCCCAGGATGACCTACGATGATGCGATGAAGAAATATGGCAATGACAAACCAGATATCCGTTTTGGAATGGAATTTGGCGAGCTTAATGCCGTTGCGCAACACAAAGAGTTCGGGATTTTTAACGATGCCGAATTAGTAGTGGGAATTGCCATTCCAGGCGCGGCTTCCTATACCAGAAAAGAAATTGATGCCCTTGTAGATTGGGTACGCCGTCCACAGGTTGGTGCCAAGGGAATGGTATATGCCAAATACAACGAGGACGGATCGTTTAAATCCTCCGTCGATAAATTCTTTGATCAGGACGATCTTGGAAAATGGGCTGAAGTTACGGGTGCAGAACCAGGTGATCTTATCTGCGTACTCTCTGGGGACGCCAACAAGGCTAGAACACAATTGAGTGCCTTGAGAATGGAAATAGCAGAACGATTGGGACTTCGTAAAAAAGAGGAATTCGCCCCGTTATGGGTCATAGATTTCCCATTGTTGGAATTGGATGAGGAAACCGGGCATTACCACGCAATGCACCATCCATTTACCTCTCCAAAACCAGGACAATTATCACTTTTAGATACCGATCCAGGAGCCGTAAAGGCCAATGCATACGATTTGGTATTGAACGGTAATGAAATTGGTGGAGGATCTATTCGTATACACGATAAGCAGATGCAGGCCACCATGTTTAAACATCTTGGATTTACCCCAGAAGAAGCTAAGGCGCAATTTGGGTTTTTAATGGACGCTTTTCAGTACGGAGCTCCCCCACACGGAGGATTGGCTTTTGGACTGGATAGATTGGTAGCCATTTTAGGGGGACAGGAAACGATTAGAGATTTTATTGCTTTTCCAAAAAATAACAGCGGAAGGGATGTGATGATCGATGCCCCTGCGGCAATAGACCAAAAACAGTTGAAGGAGTTGGGCTTGAAGTTGGATCTATGA